A genomic stretch from Orcinus orca chromosome 14, mOrcOrc1.1, whole genome shotgun sequence includes:
- the LOC125960946 gene encoding apoptosis-enhancing nuclease-like, giving the protein MVAREASESAQCLCPSLASLNAKDVLRRKHKRKSRQHQRFMARKALLQEYGLRNTPPEPGSSPGTEAASSVRQRPRAESGGAQGSRKPTPRESTGPLPSKCVAIDCEMVGTGPRGRVSELARCSMVSYHGEVLYDKYIQPEMPIVDYRTRWSGITRQHMRKAIPFQVAQKEILKLLKGKVLVGHALHNDFQALKYIHPRGQTRDTTYVPSLLSQPSLHARTRVSLKDLALQLLHKKIQVGQHGHSSVEDAVTAMELYRLVEVKWEQQEASSLQPHPEDREPDSSTDMEQYMEDQYWPEDLAQGTSRGTGEAPGRTE; this is encoded by the coding sequence ATGGTGGCCCGGGAAGCTTCTGAGTCTGCCCAGTGCCTGTGCCCTTCCCTGGCCAGCCTGAATGCCAAGGATGTGCTtcggaggaaacacaagaggaagaGCCGACAGCACCAGCGGTTTATGGCCCGGAAGGCCTTGCTGCAGGAGTATGGGTTGCGGAACACACCCCCGGAGCCAGGATCCTCCCCAGGCACCGAAGCCGCCAGCAGTGTGAGGCAGCGTCCAAGGGCTGAATCTGGAGGTGCCCAAGGCAGCAGAAAGCCCACCCCCAGAGAATCTACTGGGCCCTTGCCCAGCAAGTGCGTGGCTATCGACTGTGAGATGGTGGGCACGGGACCGCGAGGGCGGGTGAGTGAGCTGGCCCGCTGCTCCATGGTGAGTTACCACGGCGAGGTCCTCTACGACAAGTACATCCAGCCTGAGATGCCCATCGTGGACTACCGCACTCGCTGGAGCGGCATCACCAGGCAGCACATGCGCAAGGCCATCCCCTTCCAGGTGGCCCAGAAAGAGATCCTCAAGCTCCTGAAGGGCAAGGTGTTGGTGGGGCACGCCCTGCACAATGACTTCCAGGCCCTCAAGTACATCCACCCTCGGGGCCAGACCCGGGACACCACTTATGTCCCCAGCCTCCTCAGCCAGCCCAGCCTCCACGCCCGGACCCGTGTCTCTCTTAAGGACCTGGCCCTGCAGCTGCTGCACAAGAAAATCCAGGTGGGCCAGCACGGGCACTCATCGGTGGAAGACGCCGTGACGGCCATGGAGCTCTACCGGCTGGTGGAGGTGAAGTGGGAACAGCAGGAGGCCAGCAGCCTCCAACCCCACCCTGAGGACAGAGAGCCCGACAGCAGCACAGACATGGAGCAGTATATGGAGGACCAGTACTGGCCGGAGGACCTGGCCCAGGGCACCAGCAGAGGAACAGGAGAGGCACCGGGCAGAACGGAGTGA